One Triticum dicoccoides isolate Atlit2015 ecotype Zavitan chromosome 4B, WEW_v2.0, whole genome shotgun sequence genomic window carries:
- the LOC119292004 gene encoding alkane hydroxylase MAH1-like, translated as MLPALLANLPRLHDWVTTVVTASPLNFRFVGPPRSGMELFVTSDPANVRHVFTSNFANYPKGPEFAEIMDILGGGIFNADGDSWRRQRAKAQLLMSGTRFRAFVTRCSRRKVERDLLPLLAHVAGGGTGVCDLQDVFLRLTFDTTTTLVFGVDPGCLAIGFPEVPFARAMDDAMDVLLVRNVLPPSWWKLVRWLGVGYERKMAVAWRDIDRFIGDTIAKRREAVKARGGIDGSADLLSSYIDDDEASTVVDAFLRDTTMNLMLAGRDTTGSGLSWFFYLLTRNPEVVSKILAELDTVKSSTTTTDGMVTYDPDELGRLVYLHAALCESLRLYPPVPMEHKGVVAAEALPSGHEVRPGDKVMVSLYAMGRMEAVWGKDCREFRPERWIGEDGKPRYVPSYKFVSFNSGPRTCLGKDMALVQLKAVAAAVVRNFEVEAVPGQVVEPKISIILHMKNGFKARIKRRHAGA; from the coding sequence ATGCTCCCGGCGCTCCTCGCCAACCTCCCGCGCCTCCACGACTGGGTCACCACTGTGGTCACCGCCAGCCCGCTCAACTTCCGCTTCGTCGGCCCGCCGCGTTCGGGCatggagctcttcgtcacctccgatCCGGCCAACGTCCGCCACGTCTTCACCTCCAACTTCGCCAACTACCCCAAGGGCCCCGAGTTCGCCGAGATCATGGACATCCTCGGCGGCGGCATCTTCAACGCCGACGGCGACTCCTGGCGCCGCCAGCGCGCCAAGGCGCAGCTGCTCATGTCTGGCACAAGGTTCCGGGCCTTCGTGACACGGTGCAGCCGCCGCAAGGTCGAGCGCGACCTGCTCCCGCTGCTCGCCCACGTCGCCGGGGGCGGCACCGGCGTGTGCGACCTGCAGGACGTGTTCCTCAGGCTCACGTTCGACACGACGACCACGCTGGTGTTCGGCGTCGACCCGGGCTGCCTGGCCATCGGCTTCCCTGAGGTGCCGTTCGCGCGCGCCATGGACGATGCCATGGACGTGCTCCTCGTCCGCAACGTGCTCCCTCCGTCGTGGTGGAAGCTGGTGCGGTGGCTCGGGGTCGGGTACGAGCGGAAGATGGCCGTCGCGTGGCGCGACATCGACAGGTTCATCGGCGACACGATCGCCAAGCGGCGGGAGGCGGTGAAGGCCAGAGGCGGCATCGACGGCTCGGCCGACCTGCTCTCCTCCTACATCGACGACGACGAAGCGAGCACGGTCGTCGACGCCTTCCTCCGCGACACGACCATGAACCTCATGCTGGCCGGCCGCGACACGACCGGCTCGGGGCTCTCCTGGTTCTTCTACCTCCTGACAAGGAACCCAGAGGTGGTGTCCAAGATCCTCGCAGAGCTGGACACCGTGAAATCCAGCACCACCACCACGGACGGCATGGTGACCTACGACCCGGACGAGCTGGGGCGGCTGGTGTACCTGCACGCGGCGCTGTGCGAGTCGCTCCGGCTGTACCCGCCGGTGCCGATGGAGCACAAGGGCGTGGTGGCCGCGGAGGCGCTGCCGAGCGGGCACGAGGTGCGGCCGGGGGACAAGGTGATGGTCTCTCTGTACGCGATGGGGAGGATGGAGGCGGTGTGGGGCAAGGACTGCCGGGAGTTCCGACCGGAGCGGTGGATCGGGGAGGACGGCAAGCCGAGGTACGTGCCGTCGTACAAGTTCGTGTCCTTCAACTCCGGGCCGCGGACGTGCCTCGGCAAGGACATGGCGTTGGTGCAGCTCAAGGCGGTGGCGGCTGCCGTGGTGAGGAACTTCGAGGTGGAGGCGGTGCCCGGGCAGGTCGTGGAGCCCAAGATCTCCATCATCCTCCACATGAAAAACGGCTTCAAGGCCAGGATCAAGAGGAGGCACGCAGGTGCTTGA